The following are from one region of the Syntrophales bacterium genome:
- a CDS encoding MBL fold metallo-hydrolase: MTIHKSMENLYLVDLDQPLDGFRNFISSWIFTPGDLTILVDPGPRSSIPVLVDALKKQQVKKIDYILLTHIHIDHAGGTGLLLEHYPDVKINCHPKGIRHMVDPGKLWEGTRKILGNVAEVYGEIVPIPEDNIFYKDCIEEGETVINVLQTPGHAPHHLCYQVDDILFAGEVAGVNYPLKNGLYLRIATPPVFNYDIYRNSMEKAAAADISHICFGHYGRRQDIVNVFDTAFDQLDNWLATVEKHYRAGSEPFEEAVFEELLKNNRGMAHYHSLPGDVQDREKRFSFNSIRGMRAYLAE; encoded by the coding sequence ATGACAATTCATAAATCCATGGAAAATCTATATTTAGTAGATTTAGACCAACCTTTAGATGGGTTCCGAAATTTCATCAGCAGTTGGATATTCACCCCCGGTGATTTGACAATCTTAGTAGACCCCGGTCCTCGATCCTCTATTCCTGTTCTTGTAGATGCACTGAAAAAGCAGCAGGTAAAAAAAATCGACTACATTCTTTTAACTCATATTCATATTGACCATGCAGGGGGCACCGGACTGCTGTTGGAACATTATCCGGATGTTAAGATCAACTGTCATCCCAAAGGCATTCGCCACATGGTCGATCCCGGCAAATTGTGGGAAGGAACCCGGAAGATATTGGGTAACGTCGCAGAGGTATACGGAGAAATTGTACCGATACCCGAAGACAATATTTTTTACAAAGATTGTATCGAAGAAGGAGAGACAGTCATCAATGTATTACAAACACCAGGTCATGCACCCCATCATTTGTGTTATCAAGTTGATGACATCCTATTTGCAGGAGAAGTTGCAGGGGTTAACTACCCGCTAAAAAACGGCCTTTATCTTCGAATAGCAACACCACCAGTATTTAACTACGATATTTATCGAAACTCCATGGAAAAAGCTGCTGCTGCCGATATTTCACACATCTGTTTTGGTCACTATGGACGCAGGCAAGACATAGTAAATGTATTTGATACAGCATTTGATCAGTTAGACAATTGGCTCGCCACGGTAGAAAAGCATTATCGGGCCGGAAGTGAACCATTTGAAGAAGCCGTCTTCGAGGAACTACTGAAAAATAACCGGGGGATGGCTCATTATCACTCTCTTCCCGGTGACGTACAGGACCGGGAAAAACGTTTCTCCTTCAACAGTATCAGGGGCATGAGAGCCTATCTCGCAGAATGA